In Desulfomicrobium escambiense DSM 10707, one genomic interval encodes:
- a CDS encoding YitT family protein: MNANLRRFAFSIPWNLALLTVGSFFFALGIKSLAVPHGVLTGGVSGIALLIFYFTKTLSPGVWLLILNIPIAVLGWIMVSRRFVLYTAYGMLAITAWMELITFTLPVHDRLLAVIAAGILAGTGVGISLRSFGSSGGLDIIGIILHQRFGFRIGQISFLFNAALFTASFALMDPDLVLYSLILVFVTGQVTDYVLSMFNQRKLVFIVSEHARTIADAIMKEAQRGVTLLEGRGGYTGLPKQVVMTVVNNVQQKKLEELIFTLDPDAFVIFENTFNVIGKGFSRRKVY, translated from the coding sequence ATGAACGCGAACCTGAGGCGCTTCGCCTTCTCCATTCCCTGGAACCTGGCACTGCTGACCGTCGGCAGCTTCTTCTTCGCCCTGGGCATCAAATCCCTGGCCGTGCCCCACGGCGTCCTGACCGGAGGCGTCTCGGGCATCGCGCTGCTCATCTTCTACTTCACCAAGACCCTGAGCCCGGGCGTCTGGCTCCTCATCCTCAACATCCCCATCGCCGTGCTCGGCTGGATCATGGTCAGCCGTCGCTTCGTGCTCTACACGGCCTACGGCATGCTGGCCATCACGGCCTGGATGGAACTCATCACCTTCACCCTGCCCGTCCACGACCGGCTCCTGGCGGTCATCGCCGCCGGCATCCTGGCCGGCACGGGCGTCGGCATCAGCCTGCGTTCCTTCGGTTCATCCGGGGGGCTGGACATCATCGGGATCATCCTGCACCAGCGCTTCGGCTTCCGCATCGGGCAGATCAGCTTCCTCTTCAACGCCGCCCTCTTCACGGCCAGCTTCGCCCTCATGGACCCGGACCTGGTCCTGTATTCCCTGATCCTCGTCTTCGTCACCGGCCAGGTCACGGACTACGTCCTGAGCATGTTCAACCAGCGCAAACTCGTCTTCATCGTCTCCGAGCACGCCCGAACCATCGCCGACGCCATCATGAAGGAAGCCCAGAGGGGAGTCACGCTGCTGGAGGGACGAGGCGGCTACACGGGCCTGCCGAAGCAGGTCGTCATGACGGTGGTCAACAACGTGCAGCAGAAAAAACTCGAAGAGCTGATATTCACCCTGGACCCGGACGCCTTCGTCATTTTCGAAAACACGTTCAACGTCATCGGCAAAGGGTTTTCACGGCGCAAGGTGTACTGA